A window of Syntrophorhabdales bacterium genomic DNA:
CGATGTAAAGAGAATAGGATCCCCTGGAGAATTGACGGCAGCGCTTCCTCATTTCAGGGAGCGAAAGATCAACGAGGTTCTCGTACAGGAACATATCGAAGGCGATGTGGTCAAGTTTTACGGAGCAGGCAGAGAAAGCTATTTCAGCGCATTCCTCGAATCCACGGGTGAAGAGATCACCTCTGAAGTGGAAGACCTGCGCCGGATTGCCAGCAGAGCCGCGAAAGCAGTTGGACTCGAGATCTACGGCGGTGATGCCGTTGTTACGGCAAGGCGCGATGTCATCTTGATCGACGTTAATGACTGGCCCAGCTTTTCCAGGTGTCGCGATGCAGCTGCAACGGGTATCGCCGCCTACGTAGCTGGCATCTTATAAGGAGGGCTCGATGGATCACTCAGTCCGTGGCGACTCTGAAATCACCGACAAAGTTTCATCGAAGATATACGAGGAAGAGCTCCGCTATGTCTCTCCGGGGCTCCAGGAAGTGGCCCAGCTCTCGCGACTTGTTATCAAAGAAGGCAAGGGATGCTGGCTCACCGACGTGGATGGCAAGTCATATCTTGACTTGATGGCAGGCGTGGCCGTCTGCAGCCTGGGTCATTCGCACCAGCGATATATTGCCGCCATAAAGACGCAGTTGGACAAGGTCACGGCTGGCAGTTTCACCACGGAAAACCGGATGAGACTCCTCGGCCTCATCGCTTCACTGACGCCACCGGGGCTCACCAGAACCCAGCTCTACAGTGGAGGCGCCGAGGCAGTTGAGGCGGCTGTGCGTCTGGCAAAAGCCTGCACGAAGAGCTTCGAGGTGCTCGGCTTCTGGGGAGGATTTCATGGTAAGACCGGCGGCGTACTGGGTCTCATCGGAGACCCGTTCAAGAAGCACTGGGGGCCACTCCATCCCGGCTTGCACCTCGCGCCTTACGCTGACTGCTATCGATGTCCCTTTGACATGGCCTATCCCGGATGCGGCATCTTCTGTCTCGATTTCGTCCGAAAGGTGATTGAGAAGGATACGGCAGGAAGCATTGCTGCGATCCTGGTAGAGCCGATGCAGGGAACTGCCGGCAACGTGATTCCCCCTCCGGAATTTCTTCCCGGTCTGCTTCAGATCGCGCATGAGAATAATGCCCTTCTGATCGCCGACGAGATGATCACGGGATTCGGCCGCACAGGAAAAATGTTCGGATGCAACTACACGGGCGTGACGCCCGATATCCTGACCATAGGAAAGGGTA
This region includes:
- a CDS encoding aspartate aminotransferase family protein, which gives rise to MDHSVRGDSEITDKVSSKIYEEELRYVSPGLQEVAQLSRLVIKEGKGCWLTDVDGKSYLDLMAGVAVCSLGHSHQRYIAAIKTQLDKVTAGSFTTENRMRLLGLIASLTPPGLTRTQLYSGGAEAVEAAVRLAKACTKSFEVLGFWGGFHGKTGGVLGLIGDPFKKHWGPLHPGLHLAPYADCYRCPFDMAYPGCGIFCLDFVRKVIEKDTAGSIAAILVEPMQGTAGNVIPPPEFLPGLLQIAHENNALLIADEMITGFGRTGKMFGCNYTGVTPDILTIGKGMGNGFPISGLVSTDKITASLPFAKASSSSSSYGGNPLASTASLATIQTIVEESLVENSQKVGSHLLKELQGLQEKYEFIGHVQGLGLMIGVELVKNRKTKEPLEREVTRQIFLELLKRGMISMSYKANFRINPPLILKKEEADTALQILDDTFSFVKEHVRWKG